From a region of the Danaus plexippus chromosome 22 unlocalized genomic scaffold, MEX_DaPlex mxdp_27, whole genome shotgun sequence genome:
- the LOC116773573 gene encoding MAGE-like protein 2: MFALQTYIIAGVVAASVAQQQEQWMPYNSNFNYQSQLPYDQQFQPSDYSGNFDFGGQGLSEHGDYGGEHGGHDLKSYSYPVHQHIEEENPEPIKHYKEVVVPIPKNVEFKVHQPVLIPVPHPVPIQVPVPKAVVIPIIKEVSIPVEKSVPYPVEKTVHVPKIKEVPFQVIKHIIVPVEKPVPFKVPVYETIIHTKKGSHKI; encoded by the exons ATGTTCGCTCTACAGACATAT ATTATAGCCGGAGTAGTGGCAGCGAGTGTCGCTCAACAACAGGAACAATGGATGCCTTACAACAGTAACTTTAATTACCAATCACAATTACCATACGATCAACag tttcagCCAAGCGATTACTCCGGTAACTTCGATTTTGGTGGTCAAGGACTATCTGAGCATGGGGATTATGGTGGAGAACACGGTGGTCATGACTTAAAATCTTACTCTTACCCTGTCCACCAGCACATAGAGGAAGAGAATCCTGAGCCTATTAAACACTACAAAGAAGTCGTTGTCCCAATTCCTAAGAATGTAGAATTCAAAGTTCATCAACCAGTTTTGATTCCGGTGCCCCATCCCGTTCCAATCCAGGTTCCAGTGCCTAAAGCAGTTGTCATTCCCATCATAAAAGAAGTTTCAATTCCCGTAGAGAAATCTGTACCTTACCCCGTTGAAAAGACGGTCCATGTTCCCAAAATCAAGGAAGTGCCCTTCCAAGTGATCAAGCATATCATTGTTCCCGTGGAAAAACCAGTTCCCTTTAAAGTACCCGTGTATGAAACTATTATACACACAAAGAAGGGATCTCACAagatctaa